A region from the Hypericibacter adhaerens genome encodes:
- a CDS encoding rubrerythrin family protein, whose protein sequence is MSKSLKNSKTEGNLKAAFAGESQANRRYLYFAQKADVEGYNDVAAVFRSTAEGETGHAHGHLEFLEAVGDPATGLPIGATGPNLKAAIAGETHEYTDMYPGMARTAREEGFDEIADWFETLAKAEKSHAGRFQKALDTLG, encoded by the coding sequence ATGTCGAAGTCGCTGAAGAACAGCAAGACCGAAGGCAACCTGAAGGCCGCGTTCGCGGGCGAGAGCCAGGCGAATCGCCGCTACCTCTACTTCGCCCAGAAGGCCGACGTCGAAGGCTACAACGACGTCGCCGCCGTGTTCCGCTCCACCGCCGAGGGCGAGACCGGCCACGCGCATGGCCATCTCGAGTTCCTCGAGGCGGTCGGCGACCCGGCCACGGGCCTGCCGATCGGCGCCACCGGCCCGAACCTGAAGGCCGCGATCGCCGGCGAGACCCACGAATACACCGATATGTATCCGGGCATGGCCCGCACCGCGCGTGAGGAAGGCTTCGACGAGATCGCCGACTGGTTCGAGACGCTCGCCAAGGCCGAGAAGTCCCATGCGGGCCGCTTCCAGAAGGCGCTCGACACCCTCGGCTAA
- a CDS encoding heterodisulfide reductase-related iron-sulfur binding cluster, giving the protein MREGSLEPPVRHPLDWNDPDFTNWEKLDAEMRRVFDICHGCRRCFNLCDSFPRLFDLVDASPDEMHGVKSEDFKQVVDACTLCDLCFMTKCPYVPPHEFNLDFPHLMLRYRAAERARGHVEPIRDELGKTDRNGRLGAVASPVMNWAVSEKNGLTRPLMEKVAGVDRHAALPKFHSKTFMLKARQETPEINREAPGFGRKAVLYATCFVNYHNPGIGEAARKVLARNGVETEVLYPACCGMPQLEAGNISKVAEGARKVSEALLPWVEKGYDVIALVPSCALMLKFEWPLILPADAGIKKLSQATFDITEYVVDIAKRNGIAPGLKPLEGGVALHIACHSRAQNMGQKAAEMLRLIPQADLAVIERCSGHGGSWGVMEGNFETALKVGKPVARQAQNAGKAHLASECPLAGAHIVQGMERIADGQAAATQSRHPIELLAQAYGL; this is encoded by the coding sequence ATGAGAGAGGGCAGCCTCGAACCGCCGGTCCGGCATCCGCTCGACTGGAACGATCCGGATTTCACCAATTGGGAGAAGCTCGACGCCGAGATGCGGCGCGTCTTCGACATCTGTCACGGATGCCGGCGCTGCTTCAATCTTTGCGACAGCTTCCCGCGGCTGTTCGACCTGGTCGACGCCTCGCCGGACGAGATGCATGGGGTCAAGAGCGAGGACTTCAAGCAGGTGGTCGATGCCTGCACGCTCTGCGACCTCTGCTTCATGACCAAATGCCCCTATGTCCCGCCGCATGAGTTCAATCTCGATTTTCCGCACCTGATGCTGCGCTACCGCGCGGCCGAGCGGGCGCGGGGCCATGTCGAGCCGATCCGCGACGAGCTGGGCAAGACCGATCGCAACGGCAGGCTCGGTGCGGTCGCGAGCCCGGTGATGAACTGGGCCGTCAGCGAGAAGAACGGCCTGACACGGCCTCTCATGGAGAAGGTCGCCGGCGTTGACCGCCATGCCGCCCTGCCGAAATTCCACAGCAAGACCTTCATGCTGAAGGCGCGGCAGGAGACGCCCGAGATCAATCGCGAGGCGCCCGGCTTCGGCCGCAAGGCCGTGCTCTATGCCACCTGCTTCGTGAACTATCACAATCCCGGGATCGGCGAGGCGGCGCGCAAGGTGCTGGCCCGCAACGGCGTCGAGACCGAGGTGCTCTATCCCGCCTGCTGCGGCATGCCCCAGCTCGAGGCGGGCAATATTTCCAAGGTCGCCGAGGGCGCGCGCAAGGTGAGCGAGGCGCTGCTGCCCTGGGTCGAGAAGGGCTACGACGTCATCGCGCTGGTTCCTTCCTGCGCGCTGATGCTCAAGTTCGAATGGCCGCTGATCCTGCCCGCCGACGCCGGCATCAAGAAGCTCTCGCAGGCGACCTTCGACATCACCGAATATGTCGTCGACATCGCCAAGCGCAACGGCATCGCGCCAGGCCTCAAGCCGCTCGAGGGCGGCGTGGCGCTTCACATCGCCTGTCACTCGCGGGCGCAGAACATGGGCCAGAAGGCGGCCGAGATGCTGCGCCTCATCCCCCAGGCCGATCTCGCCGTGATCGAGCGCTGCTCGGGCCATGGCGGGTCCTGGGGCGTGATGGAGGGCAATTTCGAGACGGCGCTCAAGGTGGGCAAGCCGGTGGCGAGGCAGGCGCAGAACGCCGGCAAGGCGCATCTCGCCTCCGAATGCCCGCTGGCCGGCGCCCATATCGTGCAGGGCATGGAGCGGATCGCCGACGGCCAGGCGGCGGCCACCCAGTCGCGCCACCCGATCGAACTGTTGGCGCAAGCCTATGGGCTCTGA
- a CDS encoding DUF3501 family protein produces the protein MRKREITADDLMSVEAYAKVRKERRTALVQRKRLRRLEIGPYCSMHFENYESMWFQVQEMLYIEKGGPEQIPGELAAYNPLIPKGAELVATVLFEIDDPDKRKAVLSHLGGVENSAFIEVDGARVMGVPEADQDRTTDEGKASSVQFIHFPFQPQQIAAFRKPGARVLVGFSHPQYGHIAVAPEPVRAALADDFD, from the coding sequence ATGCGCAAGCGCGAGATCACGGCCGACGACCTGATGAGCGTCGAGGCCTATGCCAAGGTGCGCAAGGAGCGGCGGACGGCGCTGGTCCAGCGCAAGCGGCTGCGCCGGCTCGAGATCGGGCCCTACTGCAGCATGCATTTCGAGAACTATGAGAGCATGTGGTTCCAGGTGCAGGAGATGCTCTATATCGAGAAGGGCGGCCCAGAGCAGATCCCGGGCGAGCTCGCGGCCTACAACCCGCTCATCCCCAAGGGGGCCGAGCTGGTGGCCACGGTGCTGTTCGAGATCGACGATCCCGACAAGCGCAAGGCGGTGCTGAGCCATCTCGGCGGCGTCGAGAACAGCGCCTTCATCGAGGTCGACGGCGCGCGCGTCATGGGCGTGCCGGAGGCCGACCAGGACCGCACCACGGACGAGGGCAAGGCCTCCTCCGTGCAGTTCATCCACTTCCCGTTCCAGCCTCAGCAGATCGCGGCTTTCCGCAAGCCGGGAGCCCGCGTCCTGGTGGGCTTCTCGCACCCGCAATACGGCCATATCGCAGTCGCGCCCGAGCCCGTGCGCGCGGCGCTCGCGGATGATTTCGACTGA
- a CDS encoding SH3 domain-containing protein: MKRAQGHSTGARRRGGRGVAIFLLTAILIATGWGLVPELSGGPALAAGSNPSGLPIPRFVSLRSNEVNLRTGPGLTYPIDWIYKRDGMPVEVIEEFDTWRKIRDWQGTEGWVHQSMLDGKRDFLITGEQRMMRLAPEMDARPAARLQPGVIGQLLSCEQEWCRADVQGYRGWLKREWFWGAYPNETF; the protein is encoded by the coding sequence ATGAAGCGGGCCCAGGGGCATTCCACCGGCGCGCGGCGGCGCGGCGGGCGTGGGGTGGCAATCTTCCTCCTGACGGCGATCCTGATAGCGACGGGATGGGGCTTGGTTCCGGAACTGAGCGGCGGCCCGGCGCTGGCCGCGGGCAGCAACCCGTCGGGCCTGCCGATCCCCCGGTTCGTCTCGCTGCGATCGAACGAGGTCAATCTGCGGACGGGGCCCGGGCTGACCTATCCGATCGACTGGATCTACAAGCGCGACGGCATGCCGGTCGAGGTGATCGAGGAGTTCGACACCTGGCGCAAGATCCGGGACTGGCAGGGGACCGAAGGCTGGGTCCATCAGAGCATGCTCGACGGCAAGCGCGACTTCCTCATCACCGGCGAGCAGCGGATGATGCGCCTGGCGCCCGAGATGGATGCGAGGCCCGCCGCCCGGCTGCAGCCGGGCGTGATCGGCCAGCTCCTCTCCTGCGAGCAGGAATGGTGCCGGGCCGATGTCCAGGGCTATCGCGGCTGGCTCAAGCGCGAATGGTTCTGGGGCGCTTATCCGAACGAGACGTTCTGA